One Nostocoides sp. HKS02 genomic window carries:
- a CDS encoding bifunctional riboflavin kinase/FAD synthetase — protein MQRWTDPSQTPAGLRPCVATFGNFDGVHLGHRAVLTRLVQEGSERGLPSVAVTFDPHPATIFHPDTLELISPGPLRDDLLATTGIDGLLVLDFTREFAEQTAEEFVVSTFVETLGVRALVVGEDARGFGRGYTGDVDTLRELGAAHGFDVIVLDDLGNGERWSSTAVRRHLDAGEVAAAAAILGRPHTMAGTVVHGAHRGRELGYPTANLAADSLGLVPADGVYAGWLTRSERPREDPERTMPAAVSVGTNPTFDGTIRTVEAYVLDRTDLDLYGEQVMIEFVEHLRPTLRFDSIEELLEAMAGDIEKCRQVLASIVPS, from the coding sequence GTGCAGCGTTGGACCGACCCCTCCCAGACGCCCGCCGGCCTTCGGCCCTGCGTGGCGACCTTCGGCAACTTCGACGGCGTCCACCTCGGTCACCGGGCCGTCCTGACCCGGTTGGTCCAGGAGGGCAGCGAGCGCGGGCTCCCGAGTGTGGCCGTGACGTTCGACCCTCACCCGGCGACGATCTTCCACCCCGACACCCTCGAGCTCATCTCGCCAGGACCCCTGCGCGACGACCTCCTCGCGACGACCGGGATCGACGGGCTGCTCGTCCTCGACTTCACCCGCGAGTTCGCCGAGCAGACTGCCGAGGAGTTCGTCGTCAGCACCTTCGTCGAGACGCTGGGCGTCCGGGCGTTGGTCGTCGGTGAGGACGCCCGAGGCTTCGGCCGTGGCTACACCGGCGACGTCGACACCCTGCGCGAGCTGGGCGCTGCGCACGGCTTCGACGTCATCGTCCTCGACGACCTGGGCAACGGCGAGCGCTGGTCGTCCACGGCGGTGCGCCGCCACCTCGACGCGGGTGAGGTGGCCGCCGCGGCCGCCATCCTGGGCCGCCCGCACACGATGGCCGGCACCGTGGTCCACGGCGCCCACCGGGGTCGCGAGCTGGGCTACCCGACGGCCAACCTTGCGGCGGACTCGCTCGGGCTCGTGCCCGCGGACGGGGTGTATGCCGGGTGGCTCACCCGGTCCGAGCGCCCTCGGGAGGACCCCGAGCGCACCATGCCCGCAGCGGTCTCGGTCGGCACCAACCCGACCTTCGACGGCACCATCCGGACGGTCGAGGCCTACGTCCTGGACCGCACCGACCTTGACCTCTACGGCGAGCAGGTCATGATCGAGTTCGTCGAGCACCTCCGCCCGACGCTGCGATTCGACTCGATCGAGGAGCTGCTCGAGGCGATGGCGGGAGACATCGAGAAGTGCCGACAGGTCCTGGCGTCGATCGTCCCGTCCTGA
- the truB gene encoding tRNA pseudouridine(55) synthase TruB has translation MPAPDGLLVVDKPAGWTSHDVVGRARRLCATRKVGHAGTLDPMATGVLVLGIGRATRLLTFLVGCDKDYIATIRLGQGTITDDAEGEVTASTSAQHLSDESIAQAVLDLTGDLQQVPSSVSAIKVKGERSYHRVRAGEAVDLPARPVTVSRFEVLARRTGDADGIPVVDLDVEVTVSSGTYVRALARDLGAALGVGGHLTALRRTRVGAFTLDQAHDLESLGAVGEPERMPVLVLADAARSQFIVRELTDAEATAVAHGQRVDSSQPGRDQPVAAFAPDGRLMALLDETGPKAKPHVVFAPAGS, from the coding sequence ATGCCCGCTCCTGACGGCCTGCTCGTCGTCGACAAGCCCGCCGGCTGGACCAGCCACGACGTCGTCGGGCGTGCCCGGCGGCTGTGCGCCACCCGCAAGGTGGGCCACGCCGGCACCCTCGACCCGATGGCCACCGGGGTCCTCGTGCTCGGCATCGGGCGCGCCACCCGCCTCCTGACCTTCCTGGTCGGCTGCGACAAGGACTACATCGCGACCATCCGCCTCGGCCAGGGCACGATCACCGACGACGCCGAGGGTGAGGTCACCGCGTCGACCTCCGCGCAGCACCTCAGCGACGAGAGCATCGCCCAGGCCGTGCTGGACCTCACCGGCGACCTCCAGCAGGTCCCGAGCTCGGTCTCGGCCATCAAGGTCAAGGGAGAGCGCTCGTACCACCGGGTCCGGGCGGGCGAAGCGGTCGACCTGCCCGCTCGCCCCGTCACCGTGAGCCGGTTCGAGGTGCTGGCACGACGCACTGGTGACGCCGACGGCATACCCGTCGTGGACCTCGACGTCGAGGTCACGGTGAGCTCCGGCACCTACGTCCGCGCGCTCGCCCGCGACCTCGGGGCCGCGCTCGGGGTCGGCGGCCACCTGACCGCGCTGCGGCGCACCCGCGTCGGCGCCTTCACCCTCGACCAGGCGCACGACCTGGAGTCGCTCGGTGCCGTCGGCGAACCGGAGAGGATGCCGGTCCTCGTGCTGGCGGACGCTGCTCGCTCCCAGTTCATCGTGCGGGAGCTGACCGACGCCGAGGCGACGGCGGTGGCGCACGGCCAGCGAGTGGACTCGAGCCAGCCGGGGCGGGACCAGCCCGTGGCCGCCTTCGCCCCTGATGGCCGGTTGATGGCGCTGCTCGACGAGACGGGCCCGAAAGCCAAGCCGCACGTCGTGTTCGCGCCCGCCGGTTCGTAG
- the rbfA gene encoding 30S ribosome-binding factor RbfA, protein MADTGRARKIADRIKTLIAANVASIVKDPDLGFITITDVRVTGDLQHASVFYTVFGDTAQRETTAALLEKNKGKLRSFVGQQIQIRLTPSLDFFADAIPETAAHLEDLLREAKERDAQVAAAAAGATYAGEPDPYKKAEDEELAAEADADALSGDLSSGDGADARS, encoded by the coding sequence ATGGCTGACACCGGACGCGCCCGCAAGATCGCCGACCGCATCAAGACCCTGATCGCCGCGAACGTCGCGTCGATCGTCAAGGACCCGGACCTGGGGTTCATCACTATCACCGACGTCCGGGTGACCGGCGACCTCCAGCACGCCTCGGTCTTCTACACCGTCTTCGGGGACACCGCGCAGCGCGAGACGACGGCCGCCCTGCTGGAGAAGAACAAGGGCAAGCTGCGGTCGTTCGTCGGCCAGCAGATCCAGATCCGGCTGACGCCGAGCCTCGACTTCTTCGCCGACGCGATCCCCGAGACCGCGGCCCACCTCGAGGACCTGCTCCGCGAGGCCAAGGAGCGCGACGCACAGGTGGCCGCTGCCGCCGCCGGCGCGACGTATGCCGGTGAGCCCGACCCGTACAAGAAGGCCGAGGACGAGGAGCTCGCAGCCGAGGCTGACGCTGACGCGCTCAGTGGCGACCTGAGCAGCGGCGACGGCGCGGATGCCCGCTCCTGA
- a CDS encoding YlxR family protein — MGTDRTGLRPAAPGTTPRTTHGQPTRTCVGCRGTDSWSALLRVVAETDESGATRLVPDPRHRLPGRGAWLHPTGDCLDQALRRRAFGRALHTSAAPDPVAVTAYVEGLASGHEQQPKETVHPHGNRKRV, encoded by the coding sequence GTGGGGACCGACCGGACTGGACTCCGGCCTGCGGCACCTGGCACCACCCCCCGCACCACGCACGGGCAACCGACCCGGACGTGTGTGGGATGCCGCGGGACGGATAGCTGGTCGGCACTCCTGCGAGTGGTCGCGGAGACGGACGAGTCCGGGGCAACCCGACTGGTTCCAGACCCGCGGCACCGCCTGCCGGGGCGCGGCGCATGGCTGCACCCCACGGGTGACTGTCTCGACCAGGCCCTCCGCCGACGGGCGTTCGGGCGCGCGCTGCACACCAGTGCCGCCCCGGATCCGGTGGCGGTCACGGCATACGTCGAGGGACTGGCCAGCGGCCACGAGCAGCAACCGAAAGAAACCGTCCACCCCCATGGGAACCGAAAGCGGGTTTGA
- the nusA gene encoding transcription termination factor NusA — translation MDIDLAALRALERERDISLDILIPAIEQALLVAYHRTDGAYRTARVELDRKTGHVVVLAREEIEQPEPPEGEERPPREFGPEFDDTPTGFGRIAASTARQVIVQRLRDLEDEAIMGDFKGREGDVVAGVIQQSPDPRHVTVDFGTVEGILPLAEQVPGERYVHGERLRCFVVSVRRGPKGPQIGLSRTHPNLVRKLFALEVPEIADGSVEIAALAREAGHRTKIAVHSKVPGLNAKGACIGPMGARVRAVMSELHGEKIDIVDYSDDPKTFVAAALSPSRVESVEIVDPQLRAARVIVPDYQLSLAIGKEGQNARLAAKLTGWRIDIRPDTAAGGSASAPSSSRAAASSGDAPDRR, via the coding sequence ATGGACATCGACCTCGCCGCACTGAGGGCCCTGGAGCGAGAGCGCGACATCTCGCTCGACATCCTCATCCCGGCCATCGAGCAGGCCCTGCTCGTCGCCTACCACCGCACGGACGGCGCCTACCGCACCGCCCGGGTCGAGCTCGACCGCAAGACCGGTCACGTCGTGGTCCTGGCGCGCGAGGAGATCGAGCAGCCCGAGCCTCCGGAGGGCGAGGAGCGCCCGCCGCGCGAGTTCGGCCCCGAGTTCGACGACACCCCCACGGGTTTCGGACGCATCGCCGCATCGACGGCGCGCCAGGTGATCGTGCAGCGACTGCGTGACCTCGAGGACGAGGCGATCATGGGCGACTTCAAGGGCCGCGAAGGCGACGTCGTCGCCGGGGTCATCCAGCAGAGCCCCGACCCGCGCCACGTCACCGTCGACTTCGGCACCGTCGAGGGCATCCTGCCCCTGGCCGAGCAGGTGCCGGGCGAACGGTACGTCCACGGGGAGCGGTTGCGGTGCTTCGTGGTGTCGGTGCGCCGTGGTCCGAAGGGACCCCAGATCGGCCTCTCGCGCACGCACCCCAACCTCGTCCGCAAGCTGTTCGCCCTCGAGGTGCCCGAGATTGCCGACGGGTCGGTCGAGATCGCCGCCCTGGCCCGCGAGGCCGGTCACCGGACGAAGATCGCCGTGCACTCCAAGGTGCCCGGACTCAATGCCAAGGGCGCCTGCATCGGGCCGATGGGTGCCCGCGTGCGTGCGGTGATGAGCGAGCTGCACGGCGAGAAGATCGACATCGTCGACTACTCCGACGACCCGAAGACGTTCGTCGCGGCCGCGCTGTCTCCGTCGCGGGTCGAGTCCGTCGAGATCGTCGACCCCCAGCTGCGTGCGGCCCGGGTCATCGTGCCCGACTACCAGCTCTCGCTGGCCATCGGCAAGGAGGGGCAGAACGCCCGCCTCGCAGCCAAGCTCACCGGCTGGCGCATCGACATCCGCCCCGACACCGCTGCGGGGGGCTCCGCCTCGGCACCGTCCTCCTCGCGCGCCGCGGCGAGCAGCGGTGACGCACCCGATCGCCGATAG
- the rimP gene encoding ribosome maturation factor RimP, whose protein sequence is MSVKDQIRPAVEAPLGDLGLLIEDVAVTPAGKRRLVRIWIDRAVPDGSDDSTTPTAPLSLDEVADATRVVSEALDEAEALGEQPYTLEVTSPGVDRPLTLPRHYRRNVGRLVTVTPTEGEPATGRIARAGHEGFTLEVPATKKTAATTVDFPYAAVARSQVQVEFSRPSDPTASETASDENFPEEN, encoded by the coding sequence ATGAGCGTCAAGGACCAGATTCGTCCCGCCGTCGAGGCCCCGTTGGGCGACCTCGGCCTCCTCATCGAAGACGTCGCCGTCACCCCCGCCGGAAAGCGCCGCCTGGTCCGCATCTGGATCGACCGGGCCGTCCCCGACGGGTCCGATGACAGCACCACGCCCACCGCGCCGCTCAGTCTCGACGAGGTGGCCGATGCGACGCGGGTGGTGAGCGAGGCCCTCGACGAGGCCGAGGCCCTCGGCGAGCAGCCGTACACCCTCGAGGTGACCTCACCTGGGGTCGACCGCCCCCTCACCCTGCCGCGTCACTACCGCCGCAACGTGGGTCGCCTCGTCACCGTCACGCCCACCGAGGGCGAACCCGCCACCGGTCGCATCGCCCGGGCCGGCCACGAGGGCTTCACCCTCGAGGTACCCGCCACGAAGAAGACCGCCGCCACGACGGTGGACTTTCCGTATGCCGCAGTCGCCCGGTCCCAGGTGCAGGTCGAGTTCTCCCGGCCGTCCGATCCCACCGCCAGCGAGACCGCCAGCGACGAAAACTTCCCCGAGGAGAACTGA